A DNA window from Arachis hypogaea cultivar Tifrunner chromosome 18, arahy.Tifrunner.gnm2.J5K5, whole genome shotgun sequence contains the following coding sequences:
- the LOC112772325 gene encoding 11-oxo-beta-amyrin 30-oxidase: MIRISSPTAICFIIVVPLVLLWAWKLLNWLWLRPKRLEKLLRAQGLQGNKYRVLVGDSMEMINMIKEGAKSQQHNTLSNDKDVAPHVFSFIHHTVQKFGKNSFVWEGTTPKVIITNPDQIKEVFNKINDFEKPTLNPLVKLLGNGLANYDSEKWQKHRKIINPAFHFEKLKVMSSTMFESCDKMVRKWDAMLASEGKCEIDVWPFLQNLTCDIISKTAFGSSYEEGKRIFDLLREQAGLIMKLRNVYIPGWWLIPTATHKRMKEIEKDIKASLEFIINKREKAMKVGKVMNKDLLGILLESNHREIQEHGNNKAAGMTSQEVMEECNAFYLAGQETTSVLLVWTMILLGRYPDWQARAREEVLQVFGDQNPDSEGLSRLKIMTMILYEVLRLYPPTVYFNRAVHKDVKLGNLSLPAGTQVSLPILLIHHDRDIWGDDATEFKPERFSEGVAKATKGQVSFFPFGWGPRVCIGQNFALMEVKMALSLLLQHFSFQLSPSYAHAPTTVLTLNPKHGAHVILHKL; this comes from the exons ATGATAAGAATATCTTCCCCAACTGCAATATGTTTCATCATAGTGGTTCCTTTGGTTCTTCTATGGGCATGGAAGCTTCTCAATTGGCTATGGCTGAGGCCAAAGAGATTGGAGAAGCTTCTAAGAGCTCAGGGACTTCAAGGCAACAAATACAGGGTTCTTGTCGGGGATTCAATGGAGATGATCAACATGATCAAGGAAGGTGCCAAATCTCAACAACACAACACTCTTTCCAATGATAAAGATGTAGCACCACATGTCTTCTCTTTTATCCATCACACTGTTCAAAAATTTG GTAAGAATTCTTTTGTCTGGGAAGGTACAACACCAAAGGTCATAATCACAAATCCTGATCAAATCAAAGAAGTCTTTAACAAGATCAATGATTTTGAGAAACCCACGTTGAACCCTCTTGTCAAGTTATTGGGCAACGGACTCGCAAACTATGACAGTGAGAAATGGCAAAAACATCGAAAGATTATCAACCCGGCTTtccattttgaaaaattaaag GTAATGTCATCAACCATGTTCGAATCCTGTGATAAAATGGTTAGAAAATGGGATGCGATGCTAGCTTCCGAAGGAAAATGTGAAATCGACGTATGGCCATTTCTTCAAAATTTGACTTGCGATATTATTTCCAAGACAGCATTTGGAAGCAGCTATGAAGAAGGAAAACGAATATTCGATCTTTTAAGAGAACAAGCTGGACTTATTATGAAATTACGAAATGTCTATATTCCCGGATGGTG GTTGATACCAACAGCTACACACAAGAGgatgaaagaaattgaaaaagatataaaagcTTCGCTCGAGTTTATCATCaacaaaagagagaaagcaaTGAAGGTAGGGAAAGTCATGAACAAAGACTTATTAGGCATACTTTTGGAATCAAATCATAGAGAAATACAAGAACATGGAAACAACAAAGCTGCTGGAATGACAAGCCAAGAAGTAATGGAGGAGTGCAATGCATTCTACCTTGCTGGCCAAGAAACCACCTCAGTTCTTCTAGTTTGGACAATGATACTATTGGGTAGGTATCCTGATTGGCAAGCACGTGCTAGAGAGGAAGTTTTGCAAGTTTTTGGCGATCAAAATCCGGATAGTGAAGGGTTAAGTCGCCTTAAAATT ATGACAATGATTTTATACGAGGTTCTAAGGTTATACCCTCCAACTGTTTACTTCAATCGTGCTGTCCACAAAGATGTGAAACTTGGCAACCTTTCCCTTCCAGCAGGAACACAAGTTTCCTTGCCAATACTCTTGATTCATCATGATCGCGATATTTGGGGCGATGATGCAACAGAGTTCAAACCGGAAAGATTCTCTGAAGGAGTTGCAAAAGCAACAAAAGGCCAAGTTTCATTCTTTCCATTCGGATGGGGACCTAGAGTATGCATTGGGCAAAATTTTGCTTTAATGGAAGTAAAGATGGCTTTGTCATTGCTCTTACAACATTTCTCATTTCAGCTCTCCCCATCTTATGCACATGCTCCAACTACTGTACTCACTCTCAATCCAAAGCATGGGGCTCATGTTATCTTACATAAATTGTAG
- the LOC140181363 gene encoding uncharacterized protein: MVVTAMVGTGLVRRILVDTVADSNILFRNVFDAMGLKESDLNNHQHGVMGLGNNYIKLDGTISLPICLETGGARKSVMTDFVVLRDSTTYNIILGRKSINEFSAIICTKFLTMKFITDNGIVGSIRGDLETAVACESASLSLRKESKKAAGVFLVDLDARAEDNPRPEPEGDMEKFQIGKSADQFTFVNRNLPHELKGPLMEVVRANSDLFAWTPSDMPGLDPEVMSHRLAIKPDAKPVAQR, translated from the coding sequence ATGGTGGTTACTGCAATGGTCGGGACGGGATTAGTCAGACGAATCCTCGTCGACACGGTAGCTGATTCTAACATTCTATTCAGAAACGTGTTCGACGCCATGGGGCTCAAAGAGTCTGACCTCAATAATCACCAGCACGGAGTCATGGGTCTAGGCAATAACTATATTAAACTTGACGGGACGATCTCTCTCCCAATTTGCTTGGAAACCGGTGGCGCCAGGAAATCAGTTATGACAGACTTTGTAGTCCTAAGAGATTCCACTACCTACAACATTATCCTGGGGAGAAAATCCATCAACGAATTCTCAGCTATAATATGCACCAAGTTCCTGACAATGAAGTTCATAACGGACAATGGAATAGTTGGCTCCATAAGAGGAGACCTAGAAACGGCAGTCGCCTGCGAAAGCGCCAGTCTCTCCTTAAGGAAAGAATCTAAGAAGGCAGCTGGCGTGTTCTTGGTAGACCTGGATGCCCGGGCAGAGGACAACCCAAGACCAGAGCCAGAGGGGGACATGGAAAAGTTTCAAATAGGAAAGTCGGCAGATCAGTTTACCTTCGTAAACAGAAACCTGCCCCACGAACTCAAGGGCCCCCTCATGGAGGTTGTAAGGGCAAATAGCGACCTCTTCGCGTGGACACCATCAGATATGCCGGGACTGGATCCCGAGGTCATGTCCCACCGACTAGCCATAA